From Priestia aryabhattai, one genomic window encodes:
- a CDS encoding carbamoyl phosphate synthase small subunit: protein MQRQLILEDGTVFIGKGFGSDKEMTGEVVFNTGMTGYQEILSDPSYCAQIVTLTYPLIGNYGINRDDFESIEPAVHGLIVKEICDAPSNFRSELSVDEFLKQKDIPGLAGIDTRKLTRKIRQHGALRGRVCNMEVNVEEVVAQLQNHELPTDSVKKVSTVQSYPSPGRGKKVVLVDFGMKHGILRELTARQCDVIVVPYNVTAQEILQLNPDGIMLSNGPGDPKDVPEAIEMIQGVLGKVPLFGICLGHQLFALACGADTEKMKFGHRGSNHPVKDLKTNKVALTSQNHGYTVCEPSLVNTPLEVTHVALNDGTVEGVKHKEYPAFTVQYHPEASPGPEDANGLFNEFMNLMKNNQKVGNC from the coding sequence ATGCAACGTCAACTAATTTTAGAAGATGGAACAGTATTTATCGGAAAAGGATTCGGCAGCGACAAAGAAATGACAGGTGAAGTTGTTTTCAACACTGGAATGACAGGATATCAAGAAATTCTATCTGATCCATCATACTGTGCACAAATTGTGACATTAACATATCCTTTAATCGGAAACTACGGTATTAACCGCGATGACTTTGAGTCGATTGAACCAGCTGTACACGGTTTGATTGTAAAAGAAATTTGTGATGCTCCTTCAAACTTCAGAAGTGAACTATCAGTAGATGAATTTTTAAAACAAAAAGACATTCCAGGATTAGCTGGAATCGACACGCGAAAATTAACGCGAAAAATTCGTCAGCACGGTGCGCTTCGTGGACGCGTGTGCAACATGGAAGTCAATGTAGAAGAAGTGGTAGCTCAGCTTCAAAATCATGAGCTTCCAACTGATTCCGTTAAAAAAGTATCAACGGTGCAGTCTTACCCAAGCCCAGGCAGAGGTAAAAAAGTGGTACTCGTTGACTTTGGAATGAAACACGGAATTTTACGTGAATTAACAGCTCGTCAATGCGACGTGATTGTGGTTCCTTATAACGTAACTGCGCAAGAGATTCTTCAATTAAATCCAGATGGCATCATGCTAAGCAACGGACCTGGAGACCCGAAAGATGTACCTGAAGCAATCGAGATGATTCAAGGGGTTTTAGGAAAGGTTCCGCTGTTCGGAATTTGCTTAGGACATCAGCTGTTTGCGCTAGCATGCGGAGCAGATACAGAAAAAATGAAATTTGGTCATCGTGGATCCAACCATCCTGTAAAGGATCTAAAAACCAATAAAGTAGCCCTTACATCTCAAAACCACGGCTATACAGTGTGTGAGCCATCTCTTGTCAACACGCCATTAGAAGTTACGCATGTTGCGCTTAACGATGGAACAGTTGAAGGAGTAAAGCATAAAGAATATCCGGCATTTACGGTTCAATATCATCCTGAGGCATCACCGGGACCTGAAGATGCAAACGGATTGTTCAACGAATTTATGAATCTTATGAAAAACAATCAGAAAGTAGGTAATTGCTAA
- a CDS encoding dihydroorotase — translation MTTIIKNATWLNEGKIEKVELKIENGVIAEIASHIDVQNEEVIDAGGNFLSPGLIDVHVHLREPGGEKKETIETGTLAAAKGGFTAIAAMPNTRPVPDTVEQMEWVNKRIEETAHVRVLPYASITTRQLGKELTDFEGLKEAGAFAFTDDGVGVQSTGMMLEAMKKAASLDKAIVAHCEDNDLINKGCVHDGKFAKEHGLNGIPSICEAVQIARDVLLAEAANCHYHVCHVSTKESIRAIRDAKKAGIRVTAEVTPHHLLLNEEDIPGLDSNFKMNPPLRGKDDQQALIEALLDGTLDFIATDHAPHTADEKAEGMELAPFGIVGLETAFPLLYTNLVLKEVMTLEQLVSYLTNKPAQTFNLPYGTIEVGKTADLTIIDLETEKAINPEEFVSKGKNTPFANWVCKGWPVMTLVEGKRVWEDVKACNVN, via the coding sequence ATGACAACAATTATCAAAAATGCTACATGGTTAAATGAAGGAAAAATTGAAAAAGTCGAACTGAAAATTGAAAATGGTGTAATTGCTGAAATAGCTTCACACATTGACGTCCAGAATGAAGAAGTCATTGATGCAGGCGGGAACTTCTTATCACCGGGTTTAATCGATGTTCACGTTCACTTACGCGAGCCAGGGGGAGAAAAGAAAGAAACGATTGAAACAGGTACTCTAGCAGCGGCAAAGGGCGGTTTTACAGCAATCGCTGCAATGCCCAACACGCGTCCAGTTCCTGATACTGTTGAACAAATGGAGTGGGTAAACAAGCGTATTGAAGAAACAGCACATGTGCGCGTATTGCCGTACGCATCGATTACCACTCGTCAATTAGGAAAAGAACTAACGGACTTTGAAGGCTTAAAAGAAGCGGGAGCATTTGCTTTTACAGATGATGGAGTAGGCGTTCAGTCAACAGGAATGATGCTAGAAGCGATGAAAAAAGCCGCTTCATTAGATAAAGCAATCGTTGCACACTGTGAAGATAATGATTTAATTAACAAAGGCTGCGTACACGACGGGAAATTCGCAAAAGAACATGGACTAAACGGTATTCCTTCTATCTGCGAAGCAGTTCAAATTGCACGAGATGTCCTGCTTGCTGAAGCAGCAAACTGCCACTACCATGTGTGTCACGTAAGTACAAAAGAATCCATTCGCGCCATTCGTGATGCGAAAAAAGCAGGCATTCGCGTAACCGCAGAAGTAACGCCTCATCATCTATTACTAAATGAGGAAGATATCCCGGGACTTGATTCGAATTTTAAAATGAATCCGCCGCTTCGAGGAAAAGATGATCAACAGGCATTAATTGAAGCTTTATTAGACGGAACGCTTGATTTTATCGCTACTGATCATGCACCGCACACAGCGGACGAAAAAGCAGAAGGAATGGAGCTTGCGCCGTTTGGTATTGTGGGACTTGAAACAGCTTTCCCGCTTCTTTATACAAACTTAGTATTAAAAGAGGTAATGACGCTAGAGCAGCTAGTATCGTATTTAACAAACAAGCCCGCTCAAACGTTCAATCTTCCTTATGGAACGATTGAAGTAGGAAAAACAGCGGATTTAACCATCATTGATCTTGAAACAGAAAAAGCAATTAATCCAGAAGAATTCGTATCAAAAGGTAAAAACACGCCGTTTGCTAACTGGGTATGCAAAGGTTGGCCGGTAATGACATTAGTAGAAGGTAAACGAGTATGGGAGGATGTTAAAGCATGCAACGTCAACTAA
- a CDS encoding aspartate carbamoyltransferase catalytic subunit, giving the protein MKHLVTVSTLETNEILEILDSAENYRTNKQGWKPEEKMFVANLFFEASTRTRCSFEMAEQQLGLTTIPFEVTTSSVQKGETLYDTIETLASIGVQSVVIRHPQDRYYEELQEKVSIPIINAGDGCGQHPTQCLLDLLTIRQEFGSFKGLKVAIVGDLRHSRVARSNAEMLTKLGATVYFAGPEEWKDEENRHGTYLDIDEAIETVDVVMLLRIQFERHEENTSELAQNYHSRFGLTVERERKMKSHSIILHPAPVNRGVEIADELVECERSRIFKQMQNGVYIRMAVLARALQPIERGLNNDNNYQKCYMVK; this is encoded by the coding sequence ATGAAACATTTAGTGACAGTCTCAACACTAGAAACAAATGAAATTCTAGAGATTTTAGACAGCGCTGAAAACTATCGAACGAATAAACAAGGATGGAAACCGGAAGAGAAAATGTTTGTTGCCAACTTATTTTTTGAAGCGAGCACGCGTACTCGATGCAGCTTTGAAATGGCAGAACAGCAGCTAGGATTAACAACAATTCCGTTTGAAGTAACAACTTCAAGCGTCCAAAAAGGAGAAACGCTTTATGACACGATTGAAACATTAGCTTCAATCGGTGTTCAGTCAGTTGTTATTCGCCACCCGCAAGATCGTTATTATGAAGAACTGCAGGAAAAAGTATCGATTCCCATCATTAATGCAGGAGACGGATGCGGTCAGCATCCAACTCAGTGTCTGCTTGACTTACTGACGATTCGCCAAGAGTTCGGCTCGTTTAAAGGATTAAAAGTCGCAATAGTCGGAGATTTGCGACATAGCCGCGTAGCGAGATCGAATGCTGAAATGCTGACAAAACTAGGGGCGACCGTATATTTTGCGGGACCTGAAGAATGGAAAGATGAAGAGAATAGACACGGTACATATCTTGATATCGATGAAGCAATCGAAACGGTCGATGTTGTGATGCTGCTGCGTATTCAATTTGAAAGGCATGAAGAGAACACTTCAGAGCTTGCACAGAACTACCACAGCCGCTTCGGATTAACCGTTGAACGAGAGCGGAAAATGAAATCACATAGCATTATTCTTCATCCAGCTCCTGTGAACAGAGGAGTCGAAATTGCAGATGAGCTCGTTGAATGTGAACGCTCAAGAATTTTTAAACAAATGCAAAATGGCGTGTACATTCGCATGGCAGTATTAGCAAGAGCGCTACAACCAATTGAAAGGGGACTTAATAATGACAACAATTATCAAAAATGCTACATGGTTAAATGA
- a CDS encoding uracil-xanthine permease family protein, whose protein sequence is MSQQRDFVLDIHDKPKAVNWLTLSLQHLFAMFGSTVLVPFLVGFSPAIALISSGVGTLAFLLITRGQIPSYLGSSFAFITPIIFAKASFGPEETMVGCFLAGLVYGIVALIIKGTGINWIMRLLPPVVVGPVIMVIGLGLANTAVSMAMNDAKGNYSLTYLMVALVTLAITVACSIFFKNIISLIPVLMGIIGGYIFAYTQGLVDFSKVVKAEWIEVPHFYVPFVTYTPSISLGIVLIMVPVAVVTLSEHIGHILVLNKIVDRNYIEKPGLHRSILGDGVATMLAALIGGPPNTTYGENIGVLAITKVLSVFVIAGAAVFAILFGFIGKINALISSIPTPVMGGISILLFGIIASSGLRMMVDAKVDLGSKRNLMIASIILVLGIGGAHLDISEHVKIDSMALSAIMGVLLNLVLPKEKIKEAEKVQQTSARKIS, encoded by the coding sequence ATGAGTCAACAACGAGATTTTGTACTTGATATACATGATAAACCAAAAGCAGTAAATTGGTTAACATTGAGTCTGCAGCATTTGTTTGCAATGTTTGGGTCGACGGTGTTAGTGCCGTTCCTAGTCGGGTTCAGCCCGGCAATTGCTTTGATTTCAAGCGGGGTAGGAACGCTTGCTTTCCTGCTCATTACAAGAGGTCAAATTCCTTCTTATCTTGGTTCATCGTTCGCGTTCATCACGCCAATCATTTTCGCAAAAGCTTCGTTTGGACCTGAAGAAACGATGGTTGGCTGTTTCTTAGCCGGACTTGTGTATGGAATCGTTGCTTTGATTATAAAAGGAACAGGAATTAATTGGATTATGAGGTTACTTCCTCCGGTTGTAGTAGGACCAGTTATTATGGTTATAGGCTTAGGGTTAGCTAATACAGCAGTAAGCATGGCTATGAACGATGCAAAAGGAAATTACAGCTTAACTTATCTGATGGTTGCGCTTGTGACGCTAGCTATAACAGTTGCTTGCTCAATCTTCTTTAAAAACATTATCAGTCTGATTCCGGTACTGATGGGAATTATCGGCGGATACATCTTTGCTTATACACAAGGGTTAGTAGACTTTTCAAAGGTAGTGAAAGCAGAATGGATTGAAGTACCTCACTTCTACGTGCCGTTTGTCACATACACGCCGTCCATTTCATTAGGGATTGTGCTTATCATGGTACCTGTAGCAGTCGTAACACTCTCAGAACATATCGGACACATTCTCGTCTTAAATAAGATTGTGGACCGAAACTATATTGAAAAGCCAGGGCTGCACAGGTCGATTTTAGGAGACGGAGTAGCCACTATGCTTGCTGCACTGATCGGCGGCCCGCCAAATACAACATACGGTGAGAACATCGGAGTGTTAGCCATTACAAAGGTGCTTAGCGTATTTGTGATAGCAGGAGCAGCAGTCTTCGCGATTTTATTCGGGTTTATCGGCAAAATCAACGCTCTTATTTCAAGTATACCAACGCCGGTCATGGGCGGGATTTCAATTCTCTTATTCGGAATCATTGCTTCATCAGGTTTGCGCATGATGGTGGATGCAAAGGTAGACCTTGGATCAAAACGAAACTTAATGATTGCTTCGATTATCTTAGTGTTAGGAATCGGAGGAGCACACTTAGATATCTCAGAACATGTAAAGATTGATAGCATGGCGCTGTCTGCTATCATGGGAGTTCTGCTAAATCTAGTTCTGCCGAAAGAGAAGATAAAAGAAGCAGAAAAAGTTCAACAAACGTCAGCACGAAAAATTTCATAG
- the pyrR gene encoding bifunctional pyr operon transcriptional regulator/uracil phosphoribosyltransferase PyrR — protein sequence MNVKATVLDEQAIRRALTRIAHEIIEKNKGIENCVLVGIKTRGIYIAKRLAERIAQIEGNTLPVGELDITLYRDDLSKVTSNDEPLVKGSDIPTDIANKNVILVDDVLYTGRTVRAALDALIDIGRPELIQLAVLVDRGHRELPIRADYVGKNVPTAKSEKIAVHLMEVDEKDHVSIYEK from the coding sequence GTGAACGTAAAAGCTACCGTACTTGACGAACAGGCTATCCGCCGCGCTTTAACTCGAATTGCACATGAGATTATTGAAAAGAATAAAGGAATCGAAAATTGTGTGCTAGTGGGTATTAAAACGCGAGGTATTTATATCGCAAAACGTTTAGCAGAACGAATTGCACAAATTGAAGGAAACACATTGCCAGTCGGAGAACTAGACATCACGCTTTACCGAGATGATTTATCGAAAGTGACAAGCAATGACGAGCCTCTCGTAAAAGGATCAGATATTCCGACAGATATTGCAAATAAGAACGTCATCTTAGTAGACGATGTGTTATATACAGGCCGTACGGTTCGAGCAGCACTTGATGCACTGATTGATATCGGCCGACCTGAACTCATTCAGCTGGCTGTTTTAGTGGATAGAGGACACCGCGAGCTGCCGATTCGAGCAGACTATGTTGGTAAAAACGTACCGACAGCTAAAAGTGAAAAAATTGCGGTGCATTTAATGGAAGTAGACGAAAAAGACCACGTGTCTATTTACGAAAAATAA
- a CDS encoding RluA family pseudouridine synthase, which yields MNVIETVINEEQAGERIDKVLSTVNAEWSRSQVQQWIKEGHAKVNDKTVKGNYKCKTGDAIIIEVPELEELDVVAEEMDLDIYYEDQDVLVVNKPRGMVVHPAPGHHSGTLVNGLMAHCKDLSGINGVMRPGIVHRIDKDTSGLLMVAKNDLAHESLVSQLVAKTVTRRYKAIVHGVIAHDHGTIDAPIGRDKQDRQSMTVTDENSRDAVTHFTVLQRFKDFSLVECKLETGRTHQIRVHMKYIGFPLAGDPKYGPKKTLPIDGQALHAGVLGFIHPRTNEYMEFEAPAPKEFNEMLELIEKRS from the coding sequence ATGAATGTAATTGAAACAGTTATAAATGAAGAACAAGCGGGAGAACGTATTGATAAAGTACTTTCAACTGTAAATGCAGAATGGTCACGTTCACAAGTGCAGCAGTGGATTAAAGAAGGTCACGCAAAAGTGAACGATAAAACCGTTAAAGGAAACTATAAATGTAAAACAGGAGACGCTATTATTATCGAAGTGCCGGAACTAGAAGAGCTCGATGTAGTAGCGGAAGAAATGGATTTAGATATTTATTATGAAGATCAAGATGTGCTTGTTGTCAATAAACCTCGCGGCATGGTTGTACATCCAGCTCCAGGTCATCATAGCGGCACGCTTGTAAACGGCTTAATGGCTCACTGTAAAGACTTATCCGGTATTAACGGCGTTATGCGCCCTGGTATCGTTCATCGAATTGATAAAGATACATCAGGTTTACTTATGGTTGCAAAAAATGATTTAGCTCATGAATCACTAGTTAGTCAGCTTGTAGCTAAAACAGTGACGCGTCGCTATAAAGCTATCGTTCACGGAGTAATTGCGCACGATCACGGTACAATTGATGCGCCAATCGGCCGCGATAAGCAAGATCGTCAAAGCATGACGGTCACTGATGAAAACAGTCGTGATGCAGTGACGCATTTTACTGTATTACAGCGTTTTAAAGATTTTTCACTTGTCGAATGTAAGCTAGAAACGGGGCGAACACACCAGATTCGCGTTCATATGAAGTATATTGGCTTTCCGCTTGCTGGGGATCCGAAATACGGACCGAAAAAAACGCTTCCTATTGATGGACAAGCGCTTCATGCAGGTGTATTAGGCTTTATTCACCCTCGTACAAATGAATATATGGAATTTGAAGCACCGGCTCCGAAAGAGTTTAATGAGATGCTAGAGCTTATTGAAAAAAGAAGTTGA
- the lspA gene encoding signal peptidase II has protein sequence MFYYLIALAVILIDQVTKWMIVKEMYYGQSITVIENFLYITSHRNRGAAWGILQGQMWFFYLITVVVVVGLIIYIQKLKKQDKWFGIALALMLGGAIGNFIDRVVRKEVVDFVNTYIFTYDFPIFNVADSALVVGVIIMFIMTLFEGKMKKEHKE, from the coding sequence GTGTTTTATTATCTTATCGCTTTAGCTGTTATACTTATTGATCAGGTAACAAAATGGATGATTGTAAAAGAAATGTATTATGGACAAAGCATCACCGTAATTGAAAACTTTCTTTATATTACCTCTCATCGTAACAGAGGAGCCGCGTGGGGGATTTTACAAGGACAGATGTGGTTCTTTTATCTCATTACGGTGGTTGTGGTAGTCGGTTTAATAATTTATATTCAAAAGCTCAAAAAACAAGATAAATGGTTCGGTATTGCGCTAGCATTAATGTTAGGCGGCGCCATTGGAAACTTTATTGATCGAGTGGTCCGTAAAGAAGTAGTTGATTTCGTAAATACATACATCTTTACGTATGATTTTCCGATTTTTAACGTAGCTGATTCGGCACTTGTCGTCGGAGTAATCATCATGTTTATTATGACGCTGTTTGAAGGGAAAATGAAGAAGGAGCATAAAGAATGA
- a CDS encoding conjugal transfer protein TraR: MYENYLSIGQELALIKEELQDRLVRYATEQSGYIDEKERYVIEMIKADLKDVEHALAKLDVGAFGIDELTGEVMSIHKLKVMPTARTNEDLFVLW; this comes from the coding sequence ATGTATGAAAATTATCTTTCCATTGGACAGGAATTAGCTCTTATTAAAGAAGAATTACAAGATCGCCTAGTGAGATATGCTACAGAACAATCTGGTTATATAGATGAAAAGGAACGTTACGTAATAGAAATGATTAAAGCGGATTTAAAAGATGTAGAACACGCGTTAGCAAAGCTTGACGTTGGTGCGTTTGGAATTGATGAACTAACTGGCGAAGTGATGTCTATCCATAAATTAAAAGTAATGCCGACGGCCCGCACAAATGAAGATTTATTTGTTTTATGGTGA
- the ileS gene encoding isoleucine--tRNA ligase encodes MEYKDTLLMPKTEFPMRGNLPNREPKMQEQWAEMNIYEKVQKRTEGRPLFVLHDGPPYANGDIHMGHALNKILKDFIVRYKSMSGFCAPYVPGWDTHGLPIETALTKNKKVNRKEMTVAEFRKLCEQYAWEQVNGQREQFKRLGVRGDWDNPYVTLQPQYEAQQIKVFGDMAKKGYIYKGLKPVYWSPSSESALAEAEIEYYDKRSASIYVAFNVKDGKGVLEQDEKFIIWTTTPWTMPANQGIAVNPELQYSVVEADGAKYVVATELIETVAKEIEWADYKTLRTVKGSELERVVAEHPIYKRDSLVVLGDHVTTDAGTGCVHTAPGHGEDDFIVGQKYGLEVLCPVDSKGHMTNEAPGFEGLFYDKANKPITDKLEEEGALLKLSFITHSYPHDWRTKKPTIFRATAQWFASIKDFREDLLKAVEKTEWVPTWGETRLYNMVRDRGDWCISRQRAWGVPIPVFYAENDEPIITDETIEHVSNLFREHGSNVWFEREAKDLLPEGFTHEGSPNGRFTKETDIMDVWFDSGSSHQAVLEEREDLQRPADLYLEGSDQYRGWFNSSLSTSVAVTGEAPYKGVLSHGFALDGEGRKMSKSLGNVVIPEKVMKQLGADILRLWVASVDYQADVRVSDNILKQVAEVYRKIRNTFRFLLGNLADFNPTTDAVAVEDLREVDRYMLVKLNKLVDKVKKSYDSYEFSSIYHAVHNFCTIDMSSFYLDFAKDVLYIEAENNVERRSIQTVLYETLLSLTKLVSPILSHTADEVWVHIPNVTEESVQLVDMPGVQEIEGANQLVEKWDAFMELRDEVLKALEQARNEKVIGKSLEAKLTLYPTADTKELLASISENVGQLFIVSDLEVAEGEAPAEAQKFSYASIVVSKAEGEKCERCWVVSPTVGEDQDHPTLCTRCADVVKNHYVQQ; translated from the coding sequence ATGGAATATAAAGATACATTATTGATGCCAAAAACTGAGTTTCCAATGCGTGGAAATTTACCGAATCGCGAGCCTAAAATGCAAGAACAGTGGGCTGAAATGAATATTTATGAAAAAGTGCAAAAACGTACGGAAGGTCGTCCGCTATTTGTCCTGCATGATGGACCTCCATATGCGAATGGCGATATTCACATGGGACATGCATTAAATAAAATTTTAAAAGATTTTATCGTTCGCTACAAGTCGATGTCAGGCTTCTGCGCACCTTATGTACCAGGCTGGGATACACACGGCTTGCCAATTGAAACAGCTTTAACAAAAAATAAAAAAGTAAACCGCAAAGAAATGACGGTAGCTGAGTTCCGTAAGCTTTGCGAACAGTATGCTTGGGAACAAGTAAACGGCCAGCGTGAGCAGTTCAAGCGTTTAGGCGTACGCGGAGATTGGGATAATCCATATGTAACGCTTCAGCCACAGTACGAAGCGCAGCAAATCAAAGTATTTGGTGACATGGCGAAAAAAGGCTATATCTACAAAGGATTAAAACCTGTGTACTGGTCCCCTTCAAGTGAATCTGCTTTAGCAGAAGCGGAAATTGAATATTATGACAAGCGTTCAGCTTCTATTTACGTAGCGTTTAATGTAAAAGATGGTAAAGGTGTGCTTGAACAAGATGAAAAATTCATCATTTGGACGACAACACCATGGACAATGCCAGCTAACCAAGGGATTGCTGTCAATCCTGAGCTTCAGTACAGCGTAGTTGAAGCAGATGGAGCAAAATATGTAGTGGCAACTGAACTTATTGAAACAGTTGCTAAAGAAATTGAATGGGCTGACTATAAGACACTTCGTACGGTAAAAGGTTCAGAACTTGAGCGCGTGGTAGCTGAACATCCAATCTACAAGCGTGATTCTTTAGTTGTTCTTGGCGATCACGTAACAACTGATGCTGGTACTGGCTGTGTTCATACAGCACCGGGACACGGGGAAGACGACTTTATCGTTGGTCAAAAATACGGTTTGGAAGTTCTTTGTCCAGTTGATAGTAAGGGTCATATGACGAATGAAGCACCAGGGTTTGAAGGATTATTCTATGATAAAGCGAATAAGCCGATTACAGACAAACTAGAAGAAGAAGGCGCGCTGTTAAAATTAAGTTTCATTACCCACTCATACCCACATGACTGGCGTACAAAGAAACCAACAATTTTCCGTGCAACAGCACAGTGGTTTGCGTCTATTAAAGATTTCCGTGAAGATTTATTAAAAGCAGTAGAAAAAACAGAATGGGTGCCTACTTGGGGTGAAACGCGACTTTATAACATGGTGCGTGACCGCGGAGACTGGTGTATTTCTCGTCAACGTGCATGGGGCGTTCCGATTCCGGTATTTTATGCTGAAAATGATGAGCCAATCATTACGGACGAGACAATTGAACACGTATCAAATCTATTTAGAGAACATGGATCAAACGTATGGTTTGAGCGTGAAGCAAAAGACTTGCTTCCAGAAGGCTTTACTCATGAAGGAAGCCCAAATGGCCGTTTCACAAAAGAAACAGACATCATGGACGTATGGTTTGACTCTGGTTCTTCACATCAAGCTGTTCTTGAAGAGCGTGAAGACTTACAGCGTCCGGCTGATTTATACTTAGAAGGTTCTGACCAATACCGCGGCTGGTTTAATTCAAGTCTTTCTACAAGCGTAGCTGTAACAGGTGAAGCACCTTATAAAGGGGTACTTAGCCACGGATTTGCTTTAGATGGTGAAGGTCGCAAAATGAGTAAGTCATTAGGAAACGTTGTAATTCCAGAAAAAGTAATGAAACAACTGGGTGCAGACATTTTACGTCTATGGGTAGCTTCTGTAGATTACCAAGCGGACGTTCGTGTATCTGATAACATCTTAAAACAAGTAGCAGAAGTATATCGTAAAATCCGCAACACGTTCCGTTTCTTACTAGGAAACCTAGCGGACTTTAATCCAACAACTGATGCTGTAGCTGTTGAAGACCTTCGTGAAGTAGACCGCTACATGCTTGTGAAGCTGAACAAATTAGTTGATAAAGTGAAAAAATCTTATGATTCATATGAGTTTTCAAGCATTTATCACGCAGTTCATAATTTCTGCACAATTGATATGAGTTCATTCTACTTAGACTTTGCAAAAGATGTATTGTACATTGAAGCAGAAAATAATGTAGAGCGTCGCAGCATTCAAACGGTCCTTTATGAAACGTTATTATCGTTAACAAAATTAGTGTCTCCAATTCTTTCTCATACAGCAGACGAAGTATGGGTTCACATTCCAAATGTAACGGAAGAAAGCGTGCAGCTAGTTGATATGCCAGGGGTTCAAGAAATTGAAGGAGCAAATCAATTAGTAGAGAAATGGGATGCGTTCATGGAGCTTCGTGATGAAGTATTAAAAGCGCTAGAACAAGCTCGTAATGAAAAAGTAATCGGTAAGTCTTTAGAAGCAAAATTAACGCTGTATCCAACAGCAGATACGAAAGAGCTGTTAGCATCTATTTCTGAAAATGTAGGTCAACTCTTCATCGTTTCAGATCTTGAGGTAGCAGAAGGTGAAGCGCCTGCTGAAGCACAGAAATTTAGCTATGCTTCAATTGTTGTAAGTAAAGCAGAAGGTGAGAAGTGTGAACGCTGCTGGGTTGTATCACCAACAGTCGGCGAAGATCAAGATCACCCGACTTTATGTACACGCTGTGCGGATGTTGTAAAAAATCACTACGTTCAGCAGTAA
- a CDS encoding DivIVA domain-containing protein, producing MPLTPLDIHNKEFNRGFRGYDEDEVNEFLDQVIKDYELVMRDKKELEGRVSELTDRLGHFTNIEETLNKSILIAQEAAEDVKRNAEKEAKLIIKEAEKNADRIINEALSKSRKIAMDIEETKKQSKVFRTRFKMLIEAQLEMLNSDDWDQLMDYEMPALEEKID from the coding sequence ATGCCTTTAACCCCTTTGGATATTCATAACAAAGAGTTTAATCGCGGGTTTCGCGGATATGATGAAGATGAAGTGAATGAGTTTCTTGACCAAGTAATTAAAGATTATGAGCTGGTAATGCGTGATAAAAAGGAGTTAGAAGGAAGAGTATCTGAATTAACAGATCGTCTTGGACATTTTACTAACATCGAAGAAACGTTAAATAAATCGATTTTAATTGCTCAAGAAGCAGCAGAAGATGTAAAGCGAAACGCTGAAAAAGAAGCGAAGCTCATTATAAAAGAAGCAGAAAAAAATGCGGACCGTATTATTAATGAAGCACTGTCTAAGTCTCGTAAAATTGCGATGGACATTGAGGAGACGAAAAAGCAGTCTAAAGTATTTAGAACTCGTTTCAAAATGTTAATCGAAGCACAGCTTGAAATGTTAAACAGCGACGACTGGGATCAGTTAATGGATTATGAGATGCCAGCGTTAGAAGAAAAAATTGACTAG